A stretch of DNA from Desulfurella amilsii:
CTTATAAAAACAATCAAACCATACAAGCCTGATTTGATAACCTTAGCAGGTTTTATGCGCATATTAGACGATAGCTTTGTAGATGCATTTGAAGGGAAAATTGTAAATATTCACCCATCACTATTGCCACTTTTTAAAGGTTTAAATCCCCAAAAGCAAGCACTTGAAGCAGGTGTAAAAATTAGTGGCGCTACAGTACACTTTGTTACAAATGAGCTAGACAGCGGTCCAATTATCATCCAAGCAGCCGTTGGCGTGTTCGAAAACGACACACCAGAAAGTCTTGCTGATAGGATTCTAAAGGTTGAACACAAGATTTACACAATGGCAATAAAGTTAATTATAGAATCAAAAGTAGCCTTCACTAAAATAACTTCTGGCTATAAGGCTGAGTTTAAAGATACTGTGCAAACGAGAGATTTTATTATCAACCCACTTATTTAGGAGGCCTTCAATGAAGTTTGAACCCACAATT
This window harbors:
- the purN gene encoding phosphoribosylglycinamide formyltransferase translates to MFKIVCMLSGRGSNFKAILDNIQNSILKAQIVCVVSDKQCAGLEIAKQNNIEAIFLDPKGLTKKEYAQTLIKTIKPYKPDLITLAGFMRILDDSFVDAFEGKIVNIHPSLLPLFKGLNPQKQALEAGVKISGATVHFVTNELDSGPIIIQAAVGVFENDTPESLADRILKVEHKIYTMAIKLIIESKVAFTKITSGYKAEFKDTVQTRDFIINPLI